Proteins from one Stenotrophomonas aracearum genomic window:
- a CDS encoding GDSL-type esterase/lipase family protein, producing MLRSSLLLCLFLLATSAHAAPHRIFIAGDSTAAEYGPERAPLTGWGQALPSYLDPAQWEVRNHAKAGRSARSFIEEKRLDAIAADIQPGDVLLIQFGHNDAKFEDPTRYDDPDTAYPQYLMRYVQLARDKRATPVLITPVARLLYDFGSLLDTHGLYTQAVKQLAAREQVPLIDLNASSTRWIRELGEQGAKPYFMFVPEQNRADGTHFSAAGANAVACLVVRDWLVLKPELKPALKRDIDCDVSQPAGQGSDPAKPSRVVHERDIAISQPGPHGGAGPTTAYPFFAEDKDLPFVLRKRVLHKGAGIGLHPQHKDEIYYIVSGQGSYVLDGKQYDVAAGDALLTRVGSLHALQQRGEQDLVVLLAYPR from the coding sequence ATGCTGCGTTCTTCGTTGTTGCTGTGTCTGTTCCTGCTGGCCACCAGCGCACACGCCGCGCCGCACCGCATTTTCATTGCCGGTGATTCCACTGCCGCCGAATACGGGCCGGAACGTGCACCGCTGACCGGCTGGGGCCAGGCACTTCCAAGCTATCTGGATCCCGCGCAGTGGGAAGTACGCAACCACGCCAAGGCCGGGCGCAGTGCGCGCAGCTTCATCGAGGAAAAGCGGCTCGACGCCATTGCCGCCGACATCCAGCCCGGCGACGTACTGCTGATCCAGTTCGGCCACAACGACGCCAAATTCGAAGATCCCACGCGTTACGACGACCCGGACACCGCCTACCCGCAGTACCTGATGCGGTACGTGCAGCTGGCTCGCGACAAGCGCGCTACGCCGGTGCTTATCACGCCGGTGGCGCGGCTGCTGTATGACTTCGGTTCGCTGCTGGACACGCACGGGCTGTACACCCAGGCGGTGAAACAGCTGGCCGCGCGGGAGCAGGTGCCGTTGATCGACCTCAATGCCAGTTCCACGCGCTGGATCCGCGAACTGGGCGAGCAGGGCGCCAAGCCGTACTTCATGTTCGTACCCGAGCAGAACAGGGCCGACGGCACCCATTTCAGTGCGGCCGGCGCGAATGCGGTGGCGTGCCTGGTGGTGCGTGACTGGCTGGTCCTGAAGCCCGAACTGAAACCGGCCCTGAAGCGCGACATCGACTGCGACGTGAGCCAGCCCGCAGGGCAGGGAAGCGACCCGGCCAAGCCGTCGCGCGTGGTGCATGAGCGTGACATCGCGATCAGCCAGCCTGGCCCGCATGGCGGGGCCGGCCCGACCACGGCGTATCCGTTCTTCGCCGAGGACAAAGACCTGCCGTTCGTGCTGCGCAAGCGCGTGCTGCACAAGGGCGCGGGCATCGGCCTGCACCCGCAGCACAAGGATGAGATCTATTACATCGTAAGCGGGCAGGGCAGCTACGTGCTGGATGGCAAGCAGTACGACGTCGCCGCCGGCGATGCGCTGCTGACCCGGGTGGGCAGTCTGCATGCGCTGCAGCAGCGCGGGGAGCAGGATCTGGTGGTGCTGCTGGCGTACCCGCGGTAA